The segment CCGCCATTTCTAACAACGCCCTATCGGCTTCAATATCACCAGTTCCTAAATTaatcttcctcctcgcctccgcctctctttcttcccaaGCCCACATctccttttgtttttgagCCTCAGCATCGCCTCCACAACCCCAGACTTCTAAACTTTCGATCTCAAATCTGTCCTGAAAATCTGTGCGTCTGGTTTCACTGTTGTGGAACGCTCCTCCTCCAGATGAATAGTTGTGTGTGAAAACGCCAAATTCAAAGGAGGAATCCAGATATAATGAGACGGCGCCGAGATTCACATGAGTAGATAGTCCGGCCGTCTGTTTCGTTTTGGGATGTGGACACCCAAAAGATAAACATGGATGGGCTGATGGGGGTTTAGAGAATGCCACATAATCCTTATTGATTACCGAAGCGTGAAAGACCTCATGGACAGGTTCGAGTTGAAAAAGTAGTGTGTCGGTGTCTCCAAAACACTCTTTATGAGTTTGTCTCCAAGGTTGTGAGAGGTAAACTCCAAAAACAACTCTAGATGATTTGCCACTATTGGCAAATCTTTTGGGCGGCAATGTGTCTGCAAAATTTCTTTCCTGACCACCAGTGGGAGAATCCTCAATTCTGTTTCCGGCGACCAAAAGGATAGTTGGTGCACGCCAGTTGAATACTCTTGTCTCGAAAGAACCCATTGAGAATCCAGCATCGCCACCTGAATAGAGCAGTCGAAGACGACGGAAGAGGGAATCTCcgggaagaaagaaggaaagttGCGACAAGACATTAAGATCCAGTATTTCACCTATTTGTGGAAGGAGAGGCTGATCTAATTCAGCATTCAAAGGCAATGGGGGCGGTGCTTCTGAAGAATCTTTTCGTTTTGTGAAATCAATGTTCTTGGAGAACAAAAAGTGTTCGAACAGAGCATTGAATCCATGAAATACAAAAGGCAATGAAATGGGTATCACAGTGTTGAATTGATGTATTTTAACGCCGGGGAATTTTTCCACATTTACAAAAGCTGCAAGAATGTTGTCCGCTGTTCTCCGAAGACTTTCTAATTGTGAACTGGCGAGTCTTTCGTTGTGGTGAGCTAAACTCTCTTGGATTCCTAATGGTGCTACCAATAGGAGCAGCATGATCAATTTTTTAAGATTGTCGGATGGAATCGTAGCTTGAGCTATGGGCGGATCTCCGTGACGAAATACTTCAATAGCATCCAGTGACTCAAGCGCAGCTAAAGcaagatcatcatcatcctcttcatcgtcatcattcACAGCTTCATCGATAGCGAATCCTGCAGCATGTTTTTTGACAACACCATCTCCTTCTGCTAGCGGAGGTGTGGTGTCCGCCttgtcttcttcaatttcaaccccTGCGCGAGATTCCCTTCTGTCGTATACCGCCAGACTTCGAAATAGTAGCTTTGCCCGGTCCCTGCTGCCCTTCTTCAACACCCTCTGATATCTTTCCGTCATGATTACTACCACCATAATCATCTGTTCAAACCCCAAGACTGCTGGCGCATCCTGACCAAATGGAAACGCACCAAGATAGGATACCATCTGGAATATAATCGGGGAAGCGCCTAGTATATCCGGAATCTCCAGGAATCGTGCGATGGTATCTTCTTTGAGATATGCGACTCCATCTTGATGATCCGCAAGACTCTTGAAGACATCCTTGAATGAAAACAATTCGAGGGGTGTAAAGCAACGTTTTTCGAATTTCCGAGCCTTGAACAGCAGTTATTACAAGTTCTCCAAAGGAAGTGgttcgagattcgagaggGGAGCTTTCATGAATCCTTAACTTACCAGTTCATGACTCAGCTGCTGTGTTGTAACATACTTATCACTGGTACCAGACTGAGATTGACCCATCTTTACTTCTGTTTCAAATACATTGCATCAACTTGTATTACAAGTGTATAAAGAGCAACAATAATAAGATGTTTACGAAGAGACAGTCAATGACGGAGTGCTTACATAATCCGTGCTTCATTCCATCAGCGGCGAAACTGGCGCCAAAATTTATTTACATTACGTTTGAAAGCATTCACCGGGAGCTTATTAGGAAgcattataataaaagcaCCTCTTGAACCCTTTTGACATTCTCCTGGCTCACGGTCATAACTTAATTGTCTCAAAATTACGCCGCTTAATTGGGTTTTAAAAAAGTGATTCTTGACTGAACTTCTCAGAGGTAGTCGAATCTAGTTACAGCAGATATCCAAGATGGCCAGGTCGATTGACAAATTCGCCTCCTGGAATTGTATCACGGGGGTTTGATTGATACTCGCTATTGATACCAGGacaatttctcttcattaTTACGCGATGTTTTTGCATATACAATGGCTCAGGCTACGATGGTCTCGTGCTGCCAAACGGTAATAAGAGGCACGTTCTAGCGGACAGTAAATCCATTGTCTTAGATCAAGTGCAATCGAGGCGGGGGTTCGGGCACCCAGGTTGGCTGCAACAGTTCTTATGTGTATTGTCGATGCGGTTTGATTCCATCGTTTCTGATCGTTGATTGCTTGATAACGGAAGGTTCTCAATCACCATCAACTACAAGCATCTTGACCCATATCCACCTTCACTAATATAGCTCTATTCTCCCAAATACAGCGAGTCCAAGGTGAATCGTAGTAGCATAGCTGAGTTGTTGGTAACAACGATTGGAATGAGGCGTCTGCGAGGTTTCGGTTGGCATTCCTTGGTGTCCAGCTGAGCGTAAGATGTATTTCAACGAAAATCTCAAGTCGCAGATGCAATAGAGTCCTTGTCCCATTATTCCtatttttggtgtatttgatatcttgaaagGATGGCATTTTATCAGTACAGTCCTATAAATTCCCAGGAACATCAAATTCGAGAGTTACATATCCTCCCAAGAAGCCACATAGATCTGACAACGTCAAATAGGCTTCCTAAGCAACTTGATACAGGTAATTGGGAGGATGATCACAACAATGTTTATCGCAGTCACTGACTTTACCACAGTTTCTTGCACTCTACACGTATTTTCTTTACGAGAAGCCCCAGATTATCATGCTCTGTCTTACTGCTGGGGAGACCCTGATCTTCCTCGAGCACAAATTCTGATCGATGAGACAGAAGTCGAAGTTACCATTAGTTTGGAACAAGCTCTGAAGGCATTTCGGCATGAGACAAAACCGATGGTTTTCTGGGCAGATGCAATATGTATCAACCAGAATGATCcagaagagaagggagaacAAATCAAACTGATGACAGATATCTATAGTTGTGCCAGTATCGTGGATATATTTCTGGGCGAAGGGACTCCTAGAACTGACGAGGCCATGGACGCGGCTCTGACTATAGGACAAGCTGCGTACGATGCAGGTATTTTTTCTGTTACGGTGGATAGTATGAGAGATTGTGAATTTTACATTCGAGATGATCAAGAAGGATATGGATTTAACCGCCCAAAAATAGACGATCCGCTTGCTAAAGTGAAACGCTCGCTGTATCAACTTGCTATTGATACTGGTCTTGACTTCCCATTTCTCGGCTGGCACGAAATAGGAAGTCGAGATTATTGGAACCGACT is part of the Botrytis cinerea B05.10 chromosome 1, complete sequence genome and harbors:
- the Bcrtc5 gene encoding Bcrtc5, with amino-acid sequence MGQSQSGTSDKYVTTQQLSHELARKFEKRCFTPLELFSFKDVFKSLADHQDGVAYLKEDTIARFLEIPDILGASPIIFQMVSYLGAFPFGQDAPAVLGFEQMIMVVVIMTERYQRVLKKGSRDRAKLLFRSLAVYDRRESRAGVEIEEDKADTTPPLAEGDGVVKKHAAGFAIDEAVNDDDEEDDDDLALAALESLDAIEVFRHGDPPIAQATIPSDNLKKLIMLLLLVAPLGIQESLAHHNERLASSQLESLRRTADNILAAFVNVEKFPGVKIHQFNTVIPISLPFVFHGFNALFEHFLFSKNIDFTKRKDSSEAPPPLPLNAELDQPLLPQIGEILDLNVLSQLSFFLPGDSLFRRLRLLYSGGDAGFSMGSFETRVFNWRAPTILLVAGNRIEDSPTGGQERNFADTLPPKRFANSGKSSRVVFGVYLSQPWRQTHKECFGDTDTLLFQLEPVHEVFHASVINKDYVAFSKPPSAHPCLSFGCPHPKTKQTAGLSTHVNLGAVSLYLDSSFEFGVFTHNYSSGGGAFHNSETRRTDFQDRFEIESLEVWGCGGDAEAQKQKEMWAWEEREAEARRKINLGTGDIEADRALLEMAGLIGGNRSGGSMN